The following are encoded together in the Schistocerca americana isolate TAMUIC-IGC-003095 chromosome 6, iqSchAmer2.1, whole genome shotgun sequence genome:
- the LOC124619800 gene encoding galactoside 2-alpha-L-fucosyltransferase SEC1-like → MTRLNQNLLVLSIFCAMCTIVFVHLFIFPVYQAQPKKKVMKYLGDYEQSLCTYNLKLSRTRSGRYHCPKDGIVTVSQGGRLGNQMWEYASVWAVARRTGLEPYVPRCIRKVLDEIFDDLSIPPLFYVSHCPAKWDGIIKSPDWWMYTNQSILLPRFSILPELVLSWVDDIRHEFKFKKKYADASQNVLRTATQLMNNSNLTFVGVHVRRTDYRQYLWRTRKMNLAGPEYFHNAMGYFRERYRSGVAFLVVSDDPSWCRHNLVKDHTDVFVVSKAGVISPGQDLATMAACNHSIIDYGTFGVWGAILASGETILYNITKHSSVRVSELLPNWHIMS, encoded by the coding sequence ATGACAAGACTGAACCAAAATTTGTTGGTTTTGTCTATATTTTGTGCAATGTGTACGATCGTGTTCGTACATTTGTTTATATTTCCCGTCTATCAGGCGCAACCGAAGAAAAAGGTAATGAAATATTTGGGCGATTACGAGCAGTCGCTTTGTACGTACAATCTAAAACTATCACGTACACGTTCAGGAAGGTATCACTGTCCGAAAGATGGCATTGTTACTGTTTCTCAAGGTGGTCGCCTTGGAAACCAGATGTGGGAATATGCTTCAGTATGGGCAGTAGCAAGGAGAACAGGATTGGAACCGTATGTACCAAGGTGCATTCGTAAAGTGCTTGACGAAATATTTGATGATCTCAGTATACCACCGCTTTTTTATGTCTCTCATTGCCCAGCAAAATGGGATGGAATTATCAAGTCCCCAGATTGGTGGATGTACACAAACCAGAGTATTCTTTTGCCTAGGTTTTCCATTTTACCAGAGCTAGTGCTTTCGTGGGTTGATGACATAAGACATGAATTTAAGTTTAAGAAGAAATATGCAGATGCCAGTCAAAACGTTCTTAGAACTGCTACACAATTGATGAACAATAGCAATttaacttttgttggtgttcatgtgaGGAGGACAGACTATCGGCAGTATCTGTGGAGAACACGAAAAATGAATTTAGCAGGTCCTGAATATTTTCATAATGCAATGGGCTATTTTCGTGAGAGGTACAGGAGTGGTGTTGCATTCTTGGTGGTAAGTGATGATCCGAGCTGGTGTCGACATAACCTGGTAAAAGATCACACTGATGTATTTGTTGTGAGCAAAGCAGGTGTCATCAGCCCAGGTCAAGACCTTGCCACCATGGCTGCTTGCAACCACTCAATTATAGACTATGGTACCTTTGGTGTATGGGGTGCAATCTTGGCAAGTGGGGAAACTATTCTATATAATATAACTAAACATTCATCTGTACGTGTGTCTGAATTACTTCCAAATTGGCATATAATGAGTTAG